In one Arachis duranensis cultivar V14167 chromosome 9, aradu.V14167.gnm2.J7QH, whole genome shotgun sequence genomic region, the following are encoded:
- the LOC107467164 gene encoding chaperone protein dnaJ 50 has translation MNLPPAQIRWRPAAIPFLVAVLVLATISPSIAIYCDEDDCYDLLGVAQNANASEIKKAYYKLSLKYHPDKNPDPESRKLFVKIANAYEILKDEATREQYDYAIAHPEEVFYNTARYYQAYYGHKTDPRAVLVGLLLILSAFQYLNQSTRYHQAVAMVKKTPAYKNRLKALELERSGGNTNKKKSQKNTDKKMVEDLSNELELQITGAEKPSFWKLLGVQFVLLPYTLGKMLLWTGCWIWRYKVKKCSYSSEDASYLTRRALCIPDDRWRNMDEATKEDLVLRRLWEKSNFERYVAEMRKESKRRR, from the exons ATGAATCTGCCACCGGCACAGATCCGGTGGCGCCCAGCCGCAATCCCATTCCTTGTGGCGGTTCTCGTTCTCGCCACTATCTCTCCTTCCATCGCAATCTACTGCGACGAAGATGATTGCTACGATCTGCTTGG GGTAGCACAGAATGCTAATGCTTCAGAAATCAAGAAAGCTTACTACAAGCTCTCTTTGAAATA TCACCCGGATAAGAACCCTGATCCAGAGTCCCGAAAGCTGTTTGTTAAAATTGCCAATGCTTACGAG ATTTTGAAGGATGAGGCCACGCGAGAACAATACGATTATGCAATTGCGCATCCGGAGGAG GTGTTCTATAATACTGCTCGTTATTATCAAGCATACTATGGTCACAAGACG GATCCCCGTGCTGTCTTGGTCGgccttcttcttattctttcagCTTTCCAGTATCTAAATCAATCCACAAGGTATCATCAG GCTGTAGCCATGGTAAAGAAGACACCAGCATATAAAAATAGATTGAAGGCACTGGAACTGGAGCGCAGTGGGGGGAAtacaaacaagaagaagagtcAGAAGAATACGGACAA AAAAATGGTGGAAGACCTCAGCAATGAACTTGAGCTGCAGATAACAGGAGCTGAAAAGCCCTCATTTTGGAAACTGCTTGGTGTCCAATTTGTGCTTTTACCTTATACATTAGGAAAG ATGCTGTTGTGGACTGGTTGTTGGATTTGGAGATATAAGGTGAAAAAGTGCTCATATTCTTCCGAAGATGCTTCATATCTGACACGAAGGGCCCTTTGTATTCCGGACGATAGATGGAGAAATATGG atgaagcaacaaaggAAGATCTGGTGCTAAGACGCTTGTGggagaaatcaaattttgaaaggTATGTAGCTGAGATGCGAAAAGAATCGAAGCGTAGAAGATAG
- the LOC107467155 gene encoding gibberellin 2-beta-dioxygenase 8, with product MDSASTNPPFHKAFKTLMEKTQREREGFDETELVEIEECELPVIDLSPLFEENDDEVAREECKSEIARASKEWGFFHVVKHGISSEVLNGLRIEQEKVFKLPFDVKKNNNDFNFFAGSYRWGSPTATNIKQFSWSEAFHIPLADIMGSTTSTTTGPNNTLTYRIEQFAWDAYNLAQTLADILAEKIGEQNSKFFRENCLPTTCYLRMNRYPPFPMASPSQVHGLIPHTDSCFLTILLLQDQVRGLQLVKDGKWIAVKPNPHALTINIGDLFQAWSNGVYKSVEHRVVTNPEFERFSTAYFFCPFNETVIENCSKQPSVYRRFSYQEYRQQVRDDVQKFGTKIGLPNFLLHNTWCRTSG from the exons ATGGACTCAGCTTCCACCAACCCACCTTTCCACAAGGCATTCAAAACCCTCATGGAAAAGACACAAAGAGAAAGGGAGGGTTTTGATGAGACTGAGTTGGTGGAAATTGAGGAATGCGAGCTTCCGGTGATTGATCTCAGCCCTTTATTTgaagagaatgatgatgaggtgGCGAGGGAAGAGTGCAAGAGTGAAATAGCTAGGGCTTCAAAAGAGTGGGGGTTTTTCCATGTTGTGAAACATGGGATTTCCAGTGAGGTTTTGAatggtttgagaattgaacaagaaaaggTTTTTAAGTTACCCTTTGATgtgaagaagaacaacaacGACTTCAACTTCTTCGCCGGTAGCTACCGCTGGGGCAGCCCTACAGCAACCAACATTAAGCAGTTTTCTTGGTCAGAAGCATTTCATATACCTTTGGCTGATATAATGGGTTCCACAACTTCTACTACTACTGGACCCAACAACACTCTTAC ATACAGAATCGAACAATTTGCTTGGGATGCTTATAATCTGGCACAAACTTTAGCTGATATCCTTGCTGAAAAAATTGGTGAACAGAACTCAAAATTCTTTCGGGAGAATTGCTTGCCCACCACTTGTTATCTTCGGATGAATCGATATCCTCCATTTCCCATGGCTTCACCTTCTCAGGTTCATGGACTTATACCACATACTGATAGCTGTTTCCTTACCATCTTATTGCTTCAAGATCAAGTCAGAGGCTTACAATTGGTCAAAGATGGTAAATGGATTGCAGTCAAACCAAACCCTCATGCTCTCACAATCAACATTGGTGACTTATTTCAG GCTTGGAGCAACGGTGTATACAAGAGTGTTGAGCATCGAGTTGTGACGAACCCAGAATTTGAAAGGTTCTCAACTGCATATTTCTTTTGCCCCTTTAATGAGACTGTTATAGAGAATTGCAGCAAGCAGCCTTCAGTTTACAGGAGATTTAGCTACCAAGAATATAGACAGCAAGTTCGTGATGATGTTCAGAAGTTTGGCACCAAAATAGGGTTACCCAATTTTCTCCTTCATAATACTTGGTGTAGAACTAGTGGGtga
- the LOC107467154 gene encoding probable pyruvate, phosphate dikinase regulatory protein, chloroplastic — MSVWQLCTNIHGVAPIRACNQTEPKAPARTRPRVSPQLNRWSRARSIRSGRKLDRPVPRTQTLESTPATPPPPPSHPFSPSLDSDYADTLDGGAESTASKTIYIVSDGTGWTAEHCVNAALGQFDYCLVDHGCPVNTHLFSGIDDAEKLLEIVKQAAKEGALLVYTLADPSMASSANQACNLWGVPSTDVLGPITDAISSHLGVSPSGLPRGASGRSFPLSDDYFRRIEAVEFTIKQDDGASPGNLDKADIVLTGVSRTGKTPLSIYLAQKGYKVANVPIVMGVQIPRTLFQVDQKKVFGLTINPVVLQSIRKARAKTMGLTPESRTNYFDMDYVRGELEFAGKLFAQNPSWPVIDVTEKAIEETAAVVLRLFHDRKHKCTMPRISKRY; from the exons ATGTCAGTTTGGCAATTATGTACAAACATCCACGGCGTTGCTCCAATAAGAGCATGCAATCAAACCGAACCCAAAGCGCCTGCTCGTACCAGACCCAGGGTTAGCCCTCAGCTAAACCGCTGGTCCAGGGCCCGCTCCATACGTTCTGGTCGAAAGTTGGACCGCCCGGTTCCCCGAACCCAGACTCTGGAATCCACTCCTGCTACACCGCCACCACCTCCGTCGCATCCGTTTTCTCCCTCTCTCGACTCAGACTACGCCGATACTCTCGATGGCGGCGCAGAAAGCACGGCCTCTAAGACCATCTACATCGTATCCGACGGAACCGGCTGGACCGCCGAGCACTGCGTTAACGCCGCTTTGGGGCAGTTCGATTACTGCTTGGTCGACCATGGCTGCCCCGTCAACACCCACTTGTTTTCTGGG ATTGATGATGCTGAGAAGTTGTTAGAGATAGTAAAGCAAGCAGCAAAGGAGGGTGCTTTGCTTGTGTACACTTTGGCTGACCCATCCATGGCTTCATCTGCTAATCAAGCTTGCAACTTGTGGGGTGTGCCTTCCACTGATGTCTTGGGTCCCATCACTGACGCCATTTCTTCTCATTTGGGTGTCTCTCCTTCCGGCCTCCCTCGCGGCGCCTCCGGTAGGAGCTTCCCACTCTCCGACGACTACTTTCGCAGGATTGAAGCTGTCGAATTCACCATCAAGCAGGATGATGGGGCTTCCCCGGGGAATTTGGACAAGGCTGACATTGTCCTCACCGGAGTTTCGCGAACCGGGAAGACGCCCTTGTCCATTTATCTGGCTCAGAAGGGGTACAAGGTGGCTAATGTGCCAATCGTGATGGGTGTTCAAATTCCAAGGACTCTATTTCAGGTGGATCAGAAGAAGGTTTTTGGCTTGACTATAAATCCAGTTGTCTTGCAGAGTATTAGAAAAGCAAGGGCTAAAACTATGGGGCTCACTCCAGAATCAAGGACTAATTACTTTGATATGGATTATGTTAGAGGGGAGCTTGAATTTGCAGGAAAGCTCTTTGCTCAGAATCCTTCTTGGCCAGTTATTG ATGTGACTGAAAAAGCAATCGAAGAAACTGCGGCTGTTGTATTGAGGCTTTTCCATGACAGGAAGCATAAGTGTACAATGCCTAGGATCTCAAAACgctattag
- the LOC107467156 gene encoding uncharacterized protein LOC107467156: MEDIPKLDSSSSSFSSALESEEKKMESGAQRISVSDHINAYQYTAEKVDSFVIDMDSFSSPINKDSSNINPRITLQRSLSRKGSQRGGDRKVNGNVSLHERDTVPTTSSPKAAMAGCNTLEKSTAVGSTHQSTNPNPPQSHHQITITASNMCSTPPSESKLATRRNSLRRHSSWLLDPKRVLLIFATLSSMGTLLLIFFTLAISKQNPDEYVADLQQ, from the exons ATGGAAGATATTCCAAAGTTG GATtcaagttcttcttctttttcatcagcTTTGGAAtcagaagagaagaagatggagagTGGAGCACAGAGAATCTCTGTTTCTGATCACATAAACGCATATCAATACACAGCTGAGAAAGTTGATAGCTTTGTCATTGATATGGATTCCTTCTCTTCCCCCATCAACAAAGATTCCTCCAATATTAATCCCAGAATCAca TTGCAGAGGAGCCTTTCCAGGAAAGGTTCTCAGCGTGGTGGAGACAGGAAGGTGAATGGAAATGTCTCACTTCATGAAAGAGACACTGTTCCAACTACATCCTCACCAAAAG CTGCTATGGCAGGGTGTAACACACTTGAAAAGTCAACGGCAGTGGGGTCCACACATCAATCCACAAACCCGAACCCTCCTCAGAGCCATCATCAGATTACAATCACTGCCAGTAATATGTGCAGCACACCCCCCAGTGAAAGCAAGTTGGCAACTCGGAGAAACAGTTTGAGAAGACATTCTTCATGGCTCCTTGACCCTAAAAGGGTTCTTCTCATCTTTGCCACCTT ATCAAGCATGGGAACATTGTTGCTGATATTCTTCACTCTTGCTATCAGCAAGCAAAACCCAGATGAATATGTGGCTGATTTGCAGCAGTAA